One Vicinamibacteria bacterium genomic window, AGCGTGGCGGCCAGCGAGCCCACTTCGTCGGCGAGCTGGGGCGACATCTCGACGACTTTCGAGAACACGGAATGGACGTTGCGGGAGAGGGCATCGACTTCGATGGCGTCCTCCGGGGGAAACACGCTCGGAAGCGTCTCGACATCGGCCCGGATGTAAGGACTGACCTGCGTTACCTTGAGGATGCGAAACCGGAAACCGCCCTGCACGACGAGGCGAATCGACCCGTCGGGCATGCGGACCGATTTGTGGATCCGTACGCTCGTTCCCACGCGGTTGAGGTCCGAAGCCGCCGGCGATTCGATGGCGGCATCCCTCTGGGTAACGACGCCGATGAAGTCCGCGCTCTCGGCGTTCTCGTTCAGGAGCTTGACCGTGGCGTCCCGGCCTACCGCGAGCGGGAGAATCGACTGAGGGAAGATGACGGTATCCCGCAACGGCAGGATCGGGACTCCCCGGTGAATCTCGTGGTTGCCCTGAGTGGCTCGTTGTTCTATGTCCATCGGTTCCAACCTCTCGAAAACTCGCGCGTCTCGGATCCAGAGTACCAAGCCCGTTCGACACCTCTCAACCTTGTCATCGGAGCTGGCACCTTGTTATTGTCCGTATTTAGTGTCAATTAGTCAAATACGCATTAATTGCTTAATTATCAATAACATGCAAAAACACAAATACAGGCCAAAATATTAGTGGCTTAAACTAATGTTATTGCTCCGGATAGCCGTAAGGTTCTGTGCCGGATATGAAAGCTTCGAGGAACACTTCCGGGTCGCTTCCGTAGGCCGGGTACCCGGTTCTCTTGTTCACGGGAACGAAAACGATATTCGAGGGAACAGGGAACTCTTCGATGGGTCGCTCGGCGAGAGCCTTCTCCATGAACTCGATCCAGGCCGGCAGCGCCGCGCGGGTGCCGGTCTCCTGCTCACCGAGCGAGATCTTCTGGTCGAAGCCGAACCAGGTGGCTGCCACCAGCGTGGGGTCGAAACCGATGAACCAGGCGTCGGTGTAATCGTTGGTCGTACCGGTCTTGCCCGCGAGCGGGCGGCCGAGGC contains:
- a CDS encoding LON peptidase substrate-binding domain-containing protein; translated protein: MDIEQRATQGNHEIHRGVPILPLRDTVIFPQSILPLAVGRDATVKLLNENAESADFIGVVTQRDAAIESPAASDLNRVGTSVRIHKSVRMPDGSIRLVVQGGFRFRILKVTQVSPYIRADVETLPSVFPPEDAIEVDALSRNVHSVFSKVVEMSPQLADEVGSLAATLNDPGRLADFIAQNLPSLDTDNRQKVLETARVRDRLKTVHEALLRELEVLEVGNKIESQVK